The genomic stretch TTTGACATATTTTGCGGTCATTCGGGGAGCCTGTGATTTAGCGAGGTCAATCATTGCTTTTACGTCTTCTTCGGGGATGGGAACAGGATTTATTCCTCCCACAAAGCCGGTAACTTTAGGTATGTTTTTGACAACATGCCAGTTTTCCGTGCTCATTTCCATGTGTACGAGGATATAGCCGGGGAAGGTTTTCTTTTTGCTGATTTTCTTTTTGCCTTTCTTCAGCTCTACTACGTCTTCCGTGGGGATAAGCACGTCTTCTATCTGGTCTTCGAGATTTGAGTTTCTGACCTTCTCTTCAAGAAGGGTCTTCACACGTTTCTCAAAACCCGAATAGGTATGGACTACATACCACTTTTTCGCCATAATACGCCCTTTCCTAGTAAATGAATTGGGTAAGCTTTGAAAGCCCGTAATCTACTACACCAAGATAGATTGCACAGATAAGGCAGATCACAATAACTACCGCAGTAGTGCCCATGGTAGCGTCTTTGGTGGGCCAGATGACTTTTTTAAGTTCTTCTCTGACTTCGTTGATGAAAGTTTGAAGCTTTCCCATAGTCAGCACATCCTTTTCTTTATTTCGGAGAACCTACATCCTGTGGTTCTCCTGTAGCCACTCGCGCCGCACCTGTGCGGCTTCGTTCCGCACGGCGTCGGCACATCCTGTGCCTCTTTTACTTTCTTTATTTCGGAGAACCTACATCCTGTGGTTCTTCTGTAGCCACTCGCGCCGCACCTGTGCGGCTTCGTTCCGCACGGCGTCGGCACATCCTGTGCCTCTTTTACTTTCTTTATTTCGGAGAACCTACATCCTGTGGTTCTCCTGTAACCGCTCACGGTCTGCAAGGTACTGTTTCTATCGACACGTATAGGGCGAAACAAGTTCGCCCTGCACATGCGATAATTTAAAAAATGGCAGGTCAGACAGGAATCGAACCTGCAGC from Geovibrio ferrireducens encodes the following:
- the nusG gene encoding transcription termination/antitermination protein NusG, which encodes MAKKWYVVHTYSGFEKRVKTLLEEKVRNSNLEDQIEDVLIPTEDVVELKKGKKKISKKKTFPGYILVHMEMSTENWHVVKNIPKVTGFVGGINPVPIPEEDVKAMIDLAKSQAPRMTAKYVKDDKVEVIDGPFNGFIGTVDEVNPDKEKVRVIVSIFGRQTPVELDYLQVKRVG
- the secE gene encoding preprotein translocase subunit SecE, which codes for MGKLQTFINEVREELKKVIWPTKDATMGTTAVVIVICLICAIYLGVVDYGLSKLTQFIY